From Panulirus ornatus isolate Po-2019 chromosome 41, ASM3632096v1, whole genome shotgun sequence, one genomic window encodes:
- the LOC139761732 gene encoding uncharacterized protein isoform X1, with protein sequence MKTAVVFTTLVGLTVAAKLGGLDHHHHHQHHQDDLQPAISGSYSRTVPGGETFTVTYVSDEKGFSHHGGSSSIPGASFTAGSSTGLSTSGTSQGSASESSFGAARGSGSGFSSSTFSSSSSAASSSASTAEQIDRGVAVVLAGQGLPGSVIQGSSGASVSSGSSSHSSSSLSTGITSSSLNSGSSSGSFTSSGTGTSAGQSVAVVLDGQGFPAGVTHGQSAFQVSTGSGNTVSSSGLSGISSTGGSTSKFSSTSGSRFSSGSGSRFSSTSSSGSSGSRFTSTTSTGSGFGSTGQGAAVVLASSGAPAGVTVGQSVFQVSSGTGTSGTNSGILSTTSSAGGSGFSSGSSTGVSSGFSSGSSSGVGSRFSSGSSIGAGSGFSSGSSTGVSSGFSSGSSIGVGSRFSTGSSTGAGSGFSSGSSSGAGSRFSSGSSTGAGSRFSSGSSTGGSSGFSSGSSSSIGSRFSSGSSTGAGSLSSTGVGSGSSRFSGTSGSHLSSGSSGSKLSSTSSTGLSSSSQFSSSRGSSSGFSSHDGQNVAVIVSNQGATTRVTSEQDISKVTTGTDVDSSTSGFSSSSSSSSVSPGSTSLGTFTGSLSGTSFGSSTKSSSNAKLGSSVGSSVSSSFGSSAGSFTGTSSGFSSDSSQGAGSTFSSTGSHRASSGFSSSSSHGANSGFSSGSSSGAGSGFSSSSSSGAGSRLSSSRSSGASSRFSSGSSSGAGSGFSSGSSSGAGSGFSSSSFSGASSRFSSGSSSGAGSGFSSGSSSGAGSGFSSGSSSGAGSGFSSGSSSGAGSGFSSGSSSGHSSGFSSGSSSGHSSGFSSGSSSGAGSGFSSGSSSGAGSGFSSGSSSGAGSGFSSGSSSGSSGSQFSSTSGSRFSSGSSGSRFSSTSSLGSSSGSLSGQTGESVAVVLAGQRVASVKSHQGGGSAATKKFSSSSFQTSNKFSSSSANRGSSTKVEDVAVVLAERGQL encoded by the exons ATGAAGACTGCC GTGGTGTTCACAACCCTGGTGGGGCTGACGGTGGCTGCCAAGCTTGGTGGCttggatcatcaccaccaccaccaacatcaccaagacGACCTTCAACCAGCAATCTCCGGCTCTTACTC ACGGACGGTCCCTGGTGGCGAAACCTTCACTGTGACGTATGTAAGTGACGAGAAAGGCTTCAGTCACCATGGGGGTTCTTCCTCTATTCCTGGCGCTTCATTTACTGCTGGATCCTCGACAGGCCTTTCCACCTCTGGCACTTCTCAGGGCTCTGCAAGCGAATCCTCCTTCGGTGCTGCACGTGGCTCAGGCAGTGGATTTTCCTCTTCtacattttcctcttcctcttctgctgCATCAAGTTCTGCTTCAACAGCAGAGCAGATTGACAGAGGCGTAGCAGTCGTCCTGGCAGGTCAGGGTCTCCCTGGAAGTGTTATCCAGGGATCATCTGGCGCTTCAGTTTCATCAGGATCATCGAGTCATAGTTCTTCCAGCCTTAGCACTGGCATTACTTCTTCCAGCTTAAACTCAGGCTCTTCCTCTGGGTCCTTTACCTCTTCCGGAACTGGAACATCTGCTGGTCAGAGTGTGGCAGTGGTCCTAGATGGTCAAGGTTTTCCTGCAGGAGTTACTCATGGTCAATCTGCCTTCCAGGTTTCTACTGGCTCAGGCAATACTGTAAGTAGTTCTGGACTTTCAGGAATCAGCTCCACTGGTGGTTCCACATCTAAGTTTTCCAGTACCTCGGGTTCTCGTTTCTCTTCTGGATCTGGATCCAGGTTTTCATCCACCTCCTCGTCTGGATCTTCTGGATCCAGGTTTACCTCCACCACTTCGACTGGATCAGGCTTTGGTTCTACTGGTCAAGGAGCAGCAGTTGTCCTAGCCAGCTCAGGTGCTCCTGCTGGAGTTACTGTTGGACAATCTGTCTTCCAAGTTTCCTCTGGCACAGGTACATCTGGTACTAATTCTGGAATCTTATCAACCACTTCCAGTGCTGGTGGTTCTGGATTCTCATCAGGCAGCTCGACTGGTGTCAGTTCTGGATTCTCATCAGGTAGTTCCAGCGGCGTCGGTTCCAGATTCTCATCAGGTAGCTCGATTGGTGCAGGTTCTGGATTCTCATCGGGCAGTTCGACTGGTGTCAGTTCTGGATTCTCATCTGGTAGCTCGATTGGTGTAGGTTCCAGATTCTCAACTGGAAGCTCGACTGGTGCAGGTTCTGGATTCTCATCAGGTAGTTCAAGCGGCGCCGGTTCCAGATTCTCATCTGGCAGCTCGACTGGTGCAGGTTCTAGATTCTCATCAGGCAGCTCGACTGGTGGCAGTTCTGGATTCTCATCAGGTAGTTCCAGCAGCATCGGTTCCAGATTCTCATCTGGCAGCTCGACTGGGGCTGGTTCTCTTAGCTCCACTGGTGTAGGTTCTGGCAGCTCTCGATTCTCTGGTACCTCTGGTTCTCATTTGTCTTCAGGATCTTCAGGCTCTAAGCTTTCTTCTACCTCTTCAACTGGATTAAGCTCCAGCTCTCAGTTTTCATCTTCAAGAGGATCAAGCTCCGGTTTTTCTAGTCATGACGGACAGAATGTGGCAGTGATCGTGTCTAATCAAGGTGCCACTACTAGAGTCACTAGTGAGCAAGATATCTCCAAGGTGACTACTGGAACAGACGTAGATAGCAGTACTTCTGGATTCTCCTCAAGCAGTTCCAGCAGCTCAGTCAGTCCTGGTAGCACCAGTTTGGGAACCTTTACTGGAAGTTTAAGTGGCACCAGCTTTGGATCTTCTACCAAGAGCTCAAGTAATGCCAAGCTTGGATCTTCCGTCGGAAGTTCAGTTAGCAGTAGCTTTGGATCCTCTGCCGGAAGCTTCACTGGTACAAGCTCTGGATTCTCTTCAGACAGCTCCCAGGGTGCGGGTTCAACGTTTTCATCCACTGGCTCCCACAGAGCCAGTTCTGGATTTTCTTCGAGCAGCTCCCATGGTGCCAATTCTGGATTCTCATCAGGGAGTTCCAGTGGTGCCGGTTCTGGATTCTCATCAAGCAGCTCCAGTGGTGCCGGTTCTAGACTCTCATCAAGCCGCTCCAGTGGTGCCAGTTCTCGATTCTCATCAGGGAGTTCCAGTGGTGCCGGTTCTGGATTCTCATCAGGGAGTTCCAGTGGTGCCGGTTCTGGATTCTCATCAAGCAGCTTCAGTGGTGCCAGTTCTCGATTCTCATCAGGGAGTTCCAGTGGTGCCGGTTCTGGATTCTCATCAGGGAGTTCCAGTGGTGCCGGTTCTGGATTCTCATCAGGCAGCTCCAGTGGTGCCGGTTCTGGATTCTCATCAGGCAGCTCCAGTGGTGCCGGTTCTGGATTTTCATCAGGTAGCTCCAGTGGTCACAGCTCTGGATTCTCATCAGGCAGCTCCAGTGGTCACAGCTCTGGATTCTCATCAGGCAGTTCCAGTGGTGCCGGTTCTGGATTCTCATCAGGCAGTTCCAGTGGTGCCGGTTCTGGATTCTCATCAGGCAGTTCCAGTGGTGCCGGTTCTGGATTTTCATCAGGTAGCTCCAGTGGTAGTTCCGGTTCTCAGTTTTCAAGCACCTCTGGCTCTCGTTTCTCGTCTGGATCATCTGGATCCAGGTTTTCATCAACCTCCTCACTTGGATCAAGCTCTGGTTCTTTGAGTGGTCAGACCGGTGAGAGTGTGGCAGTGGTACTGGCTGGTCAACGTGTTGCTTCAGTGAAGTCTCATCAAGGTGGTGGCAGTGCGGCCACAAAGAAGTTCTCCAGCAGTTCTTTCCAGACCTCCAACAAATTCAGTTCCAGTAGCGCCAATAGGGGCTCCAGCACTAAAGTGGAAGATGTGGCAGTTGTCCTCGCTGAGCGTGGCCAACTGTAA
- the LOC139761732 gene encoding uncharacterized protein isoform X2 yields MKTAVVFTTLVGLTVAAKLGGLDHHHHHQHHQDDLQPAISGSYSRTVPGGETFTVTYVSDEKGFSHHGGSSSIPGASFTAGSSTGLSTSGTSQGSASESSFGAARGSGSGFSSSTFSSSSSAASSSASTAEQIDRGVAVVLAGQGLPGSVIQGSSGASVSSGSSSHSSSSLSTGITSSSLNSGSSSGSFTSSGTGTSAGQSVAVVLDGQGFPAGVTHGQSAFQVSTGSGNTVSSSGLSGISSTGGSTSKFSSTSGSRFSSGSGSRFSSTSSSGSSGSRFTSTTSTGSGFGSTGQGAAVVLASSGAPAGVTVGQSVFQVSSGTGTSGTNSGILSTTSSAGGSGFSSGSSSGVGSRFSSGSSIGAGSGFSSGSSTGVSSGFSSGSSIGVGSRFSTGSSTGAGSGFSSGSSSGAGSRFSSGSSTGAGSRFSSGSSTGGSSGFSSGSSSSIGSRFSSGSSTGAGSLSSTGVGSGSSRFSGTSGSHLSSGSSGSKLSSTSSTGLSSSSQFSSSRGSSSGFSSHDGQNVAVIVSNQGATTRVTSEQDISKVTTGTDVDSSTSGFSSSSSSSSVSPGSTSLGTFTGSLSGTSFGSSTKSSSNAKLGSSVGSSVSSSFGSSAGSFTGTSSGFSSDSSQGAGSTFSSTGSHRASSGFSSSSSHGANSGFSSGSSSGAGSGFSSSSSSGAGSRLSSSRSSGASSRFSSGSSSGAGSGFSSGSSSGAGSGFSSSSFSGASSRFSSGSSSGAGSGFSSGSSSGAGSGFSSGSSSGAGSGFSSGSSSGAGSGFSSGSSSGHSSGFSSGSSSGHSSGFSSGSSSGAGSGFSSGSSSGAGSGFSSGSSSGAGSGFSSGSSSGSSGSQFSSTSGSRFSSGSSGSRFSSTSSLGSSSGSLSGQTGESVAVVLAGQRVASVKSHQGGGSAATKKFSSSSFQTSNKFSSSSANRGSSTKVEDVAVVLAERGQL; encoded by the exons ATGAAGACTGCC GTGGTGTTCACAACCCTGGTGGGGCTGACGGTGGCTGCCAAGCTTGGTGGCttggatcatcaccaccaccaccaacatcaccaagacGACCTTCAACCAGCAATCTCCGGCTCTTACTC ACGGACGGTCCCTGGTGGCGAAACCTTCACTGTGACGTATGTAAGTGACGAGAAAGGCTTCAGTCACCATGGGGGTTCTTCCTCTATTCCTGGCGCTTCATTTACTGCTGGATCCTCGACAGGCCTTTCCACCTCTGGCACTTCTCAGGGCTCTGCAAGCGAATCCTCCTTCGGTGCTGCACGTGGCTCAGGCAGTGGATTTTCCTCTTCtacattttcctcttcctcttctgctgCATCAAGTTCTGCTTCAACAGCAGAGCAGATTGACAGAGGCGTAGCAGTCGTCCTGGCAGGTCAGGGTCTCCCTGGAAGTGTTATCCAGGGATCATCTGGCGCTTCAGTTTCATCAGGATCATCGAGTCATAGTTCTTCCAGCCTTAGCACTGGCATTACTTCTTCCAGCTTAAACTCAGGCTCTTCCTCTGGGTCCTTTACCTCTTCCGGAACTGGAACATCTGCTGGTCAGAGTGTGGCAGTGGTCCTAGATGGTCAAGGTTTTCCTGCAGGAGTTACTCATGGTCAATCTGCCTTCCAGGTTTCTACTGGCTCAGGCAATACTGTAAGTAGTTCTGGACTTTCAGGAATCAGCTCCACTGGTGGTTCCACATCTAAGTTTTCCAGTACCTCGGGTTCTCGTTTCTCTTCTGGATCTGGATCCAGGTTTTCATCCACCTCCTCGTCTGGATCTTCTGGATCCAGGTTTACCTCCACCACTTCGACTGGATCAGGCTTTGGTTCTACTGGTCAAGGAGCAGCAGTTGTCCTAGCCAGCTCAGGTGCTCCTGCTGGAGTTACTGTTGGACAATCTGTCTTCCAAGTTTCCTCTGGCACAGGTACATCTGGTACTAATTCTGGAATCTTATCAACCACTTCCAGTGCTGGTGGTTCTGGATTCTCATCAG GTAGTTCCAGCGGCGTCGGTTCCAGATTCTCATCAGGTAGCTCGATTGGTGCAGGTTCTGGATTCTCATCGGGCAGTTCGACTGGTGTCAGTTCTGGATTCTCATCTGGTAGCTCGATTGGTGTAGGTTCCAGATTCTCAACTGGAAGCTCGACTGGTGCAGGTTCTGGATTCTCATCAGGTAGTTCAAGCGGCGCCGGTTCCAGATTCTCATCTGGCAGCTCGACTGGTGCAGGTTCTAGATTCTCATCAGGCAGCTCGACTGGTGGCAGTTCTGGATTCTCATCAGGTAGTTCCAGCAGCATCGGTTCCAGATTCTCATCTGGCAGCTCGACTGGGGCTGGTTCTCTTAGCTCCACTGGTGTAGGTTCTGGCAGCTCTCGATTCTCTGGTACCTCTGGTTCTCATTTGTCTTCAGGATCTTCAGGCTCTAAGCTTTCTTCTACCTCTTCAACTGGATTAAGCTCCAGCTCTCAGTTTTCATCTTCAAGAGGATCAAGCTCCGGTTTTTCTAGTCATGACGGACAGAATGTGGCAGTGATCGTGTCTAATCAAGGTGCCACTACTAGAGTCACTAGTGAGCAAGATATCTCCAAGGTGACTACTGGAACAGACGTAGATAGCAGTACTTCTGGATTCTCCTCAAGCAGTTCCAGCAGCTCAGTCAGTCCTGGTAGCACCAGTTTGGGAACCTTTACTGGAAGTTTAAGTGGCACCAGCTTTGGATCTTCTACCAAGAGCTCAAGTAATGCCAAGCTTGGATCTTCCGTCGGAAGTTCAGTTAGCAGTAGCTTTGGATCCTCTGCCGGAAGCTTCACTGGTACAAGCTCTGGATTCTCTTCAGACAGCTCCCAGGGTGCGGGTTCAACGTTTTCATCCACTGGCTCCCACAGAGCCAGTTCTGGATTTTCTTCGAGCAGCTCCCATGGTGCCAATTCTGGATTCTCATCAGGGAGTTCCAGTGGTGCCGGTTCTGGATTCTCATCAAGCAGCTCCAGTGGTGCCGGTTCTAGACTCTCATCAAGCCGCTCCAGTGGTGCCAGTTCTCGATTCTCATCAGGGAGTTCCAGTGGTGCCGGTTCTGGATTCTCATCAGGGAGTTCCAGTGGTGCCGGTTCTGGATTCTCATCAAGCAGCTTCAGTGGTGCCAGTTCTCGATTCTCATCAGGGAGTTCCAGTGGTGCCGGTTCTGGATTCTCATCAGGGAGTTCCAGTGGTGCCGGTTCTGGATTCTCATCAGGCAGCTCCAGTGGTGCCGGTTCTGGATTCTCATCAGGCAGCTCCAGTGGTGCCGGTTCTGGATTTTCATCAGGTAGCTCCAGTGGTCACAGCTCTGGATTCTCATCAGGCAGCTCCAGTGGTCACAGCTCTGGATTCTCATCAGGCAGTTCCAGTGGTGCCGGTTCTGGATTCTCATCAGGCAGTTCCAGTGGTGCCGGTTCTGGATTCTCATCAGGCAGTTCCAGTGGTGCCGGTTCTGGATTTTCATCAGGTAGCTCCAGTGGTAGTTCCGGTTCTCAGTTTTCAAGCACCTCTGGCTCTCGTTTCTCGTCTGGATCATCTGGATCCAGGTTTTCATCAACCTCCTCACTTGGATCAAGCTCTGGTTCTTTGAGTGGTCAGACCGGTGAGAGTGTGGCAGTGGTACTGGCTGGTCAACGTGTTGCTTCAGTGAAGTCTCATCAAGGTGGTGGCAGTGCGGCCACAAAGAAGTTCTCCAGCAGTTCTTTCCAGACCTCCAACAAATTCAGTTCCAGTAGCGCCAATAGGGGCTCCAGCACTAAAGTGGAAGATGTGGCAGTTGTCCTCGCTGAGCGTGGCCAACTGTAA
- the LOC139761727 gene encoding UDP-glucosyltransferase 2-like → MRWWSVVAVAVMVAQVVEGARILMLAPLSVPSHNIFFMSIAEVLAARNHSVTYVTGNKVSKPTTNIREVFVPNANVYDIFSKRSLFNITWRSLTTEILPLIPISCVDALTSKEMRSIQDEEFDLVFMSFSGADCFYPYINKLQVPYIHMSPNVLVGSYSDMASNPYFLSLMPNILLGLKFPLTFFGRMVNIFVDMLSLAINLYYICPRMEEECRKRHVLPDNMPSFAEMRTNGSLLIINSVKTMERPTVPYVPAVIHAGGIHCRPARPLPQELEDWVAGAGEAGFIFFSLGSLVKPTSLPEKHQTTLLQVFASLEQRVLWKWNEDTMDNLPANVRLSKWLPQQDILGDPRLRLFITHGGLLSTLEATYHGAPLLGLPVVIDQQHNMQRVLEEGWGRVLKWDNLTYHNLRQNILEIIHDTSIRETVVRRSAMMRDQPMTPGQWLSYWVEYVLRHRGAYHLRCPAHKMPWYQLYNVDVWLLVVVVVALVSFLTFKLVFTVCTYLCSARKHKQD, encoded by the exons AtgcggtggtggagtgtggtagcggtggctgtgatggtggcaCAGGTGGTGGAAGGTGCCCGGATCCTCATGCTAGCACCCCTTTCCGTGCCCAGCCACAACATCTTCTTCATGAGCATCGCTGAAGTCCTAGCGGCCAGGAACCATTCG GTGACGTATGTGACGGGGAATAAAGTGTCAAAACCCACAACGAATATCCGTGAGGTTTTCGTGCCAAACGCAAATGTCTACGACATATTCTCCAAGCGAAGCTTGTTCAACATAACGTGGCGTTCACTGACCACGGAAATTTTACCCTTGATACCCATTTCCTGTGTTGACGCTCTGACCTCGAAGGAAATGCGGAGCATTCAAGACGAAGAGTTCGACCTGGTCTTCATGAGCTTCTCGGGAGCGGATTGCTTCTATCCATATATCAACAAACTACAG GTTCCTTACATACATATGTCCCCGAATGTGCTAGTTGGAAGCTACAGCGACATGGCTAGCAACCCCTACTTCCTCTCCTTGATGCCCAATATCTTGTTGGGCCTGAAGTTTCCACTCACCTTTTTTGGTAGGATGGTCAACATATTCGTGGACATGCTTTCCCTTGCCATCAACCTCTACTACATATGCCCGAG gatggaggaggagtgtaGGAAGCGTCATGTGTTGCCGGACAACATGCCCAGCTTTGCCGAGATGAGGACGAATGGTAGTCTTCTCATTATTAACAG CGTGAAGACGATGGAGAGGCCAACCGTACCTTACGTACCGGCAGTGATCCACGCTGGCGGCATCCACTGTCGACCCGCCAGACCTCTCCCTCAG GAGCTGGAGGACTGGGTAGCGGGTGCAGGCGAGGCTGGCTTCATCTTCTTCAGCCTGGGTTCCCTCGTCAAGCCAACAAGTCTGCCAGAGAA GCACCAGACGACGTTGCTGCAGGTGTTTGCTTCCCTGGAGCAACGTGTACTCTGGAAATGGAACGAAGACACCATGGACAACCTGCCGGCCAACGTACGTCTGAGCAAGTGGCTCCCTCAACAGGACATCCTTG GAGATCCGCGCCTGCGGCTCTTCATCACCCATGGCGGCCTGCTTAGCACCCTAGAGGCGACATATCATGGTGCTCCGTTGCTGGGTTTACCAGTGGTTATagaccaacaacacaacatgcaGCGGGTGCTAGAGGAAGGTTGGGGTCGCGTCCTGAAGTGGGACAACctcacctaccacaacctacGACAAAACATCCTCGAAATCATCCACGACACTAg TATACGGGAGACAGTGGTGCGTCGATCAGCAATGATGCGGGACCAGCCGATGACCCCAGGACAATGGTTGTCATATTGGGTTGAGTACGTCCTGAGACATCGAGGTGCCTACCATCTCCGGTGTCCAGCCCATAAAATGCCCTG GTATCAATTGTACAACGTGGATGTGtggcttctggtggtggtggtggtggcattagTCAGTTTCCTCACCTTCAAGCTGGTATTCACTGTGTGTACCTACCTTTGCTCTGCCAGAAAGCACAAACAGGATTGA
- the LOC139761732 gene encoding uncharacterized protein isoform X3, translating into MKTAVVFTTLVGLTVAAKLGGLDHHHHHQHHQDDLQPAISGSYSRTVPGGETFTVTYVSDEKGFSHHGGSSSIPGASFTAGSSTGLSTSGTSQGSASESSFGAARGSGSGFSSSTFSSSSSAASSSASTAEQIDRGVAVVLAGQGLPGSVIQGSSGASVSSGSSSHSSSSLSTGITSSSLNSGSSSGSFTSSGTGTSAGQSVAVVLDGQGFPAGVTHGQSAFQVSTGSGNTVSSSGLSGISSTGGSTSKFSSTSGSRFSSGSGSRFSSTSSSGSSGSRFTSTTSTGSGFGSTGQGAAVVLASSGAPAGVTVGQSVFQVSSGTGTSGTNSGILSTTSSAGGSGFSSGSSTGVSSGFSSGSSSGVGSRFSSGSSIGAGSRFSTGSSTGAGSGFSSGSSSGAGSRFSSGSSTGAGSRFSSGSSTGGSSGFSSGSSSSIGSRFSSGSSTGAGSLSSTGVGSGSSRFSGTSGSHLSSGSSGSKLSSTSSTGLSSSSQFSSSRGSSSGFSSHDGQNVAVIVSNQGATTRVTSEQDISKVTTGTDVDSSTSGFSSSSSSSSVSPGSTSLGTFTGSLSGTSFGSSTKSSSNAKLGSSVGSSVSSSFGSSAGSFTGTSSGFSSDSSQGAGSTFSSTGSHRASSGFSSSSSHGANSGFSSGSSSGAGSGFSSSSSSGAGSRLSSSRSSGASSRFSSGSSSGAGSGFSSGSSSGAGSGFSSSSFSGASSRFSSGSSSGAGSGFSSGSSSGAGSGFSSGSSSGAGSGFSSGSSSGAGSGFSSGSSSGHSSGFSSGSSSGHSSGFSSGSSSGAGSGFSSGSSSGAGSGFSSGSSSGAGSGFSSGSSSGSSGSQFSSTSGSRFSSGSSGSRFSSTSSLGSSSGSLSGQTGESVAVVLAGQRVASVKSHQGGGSAATKKFSSSSFQTSNKFSSSSANRGSSTKVEDVAVVLAERGQL; encoded by the exons ATGAAGACTGCC GTGGTGTTCACAACCCTGGTGGGGCTGACGGTGGCTGCCAAGCTTGGTGGCttggatcatcaccaccaccaccaacatcaccaagacGACCTTCAACCAGCAATCTCCGGCTCTTACTC ACGGACGGTCCCTGGTGGCGAAACCTTCACTGTGACGTATGTAAGTGACGAGAAAGGCTTCAGTCACCATGGGGGTTCTTCCTCTATTCCTGGCGCTTCATTTACTGCTGGATCCTCGACAGGCCTTTCCACCTCTGGCACTTCTCAGGGCTCTGCAAGCGAATCCTCCTTCGGTGCTGCACGTGGCTCAGGCAGTGGATTTTCCTCTTCtacattttcctcttcctcttctgctgCATCAAGTTCTGCTTCAACAGCAGAGCAGATTGACAGAGGCGTAGCAGTCGTCCTGGCAGGTCAGGGTCTCCCTGGAAGTGTTATCCAGGGATCATCTGGCGCTTCAGTTTCATCAGGATCATCGAGTCATAGTTCTTCCAGCCTTAGCACTGGCATTACTTCTTCCAGCTTAAACTCAGGCTCTTCCTCTGGGTCCTTTACCTCTTCCGGAACTGGAACATCTGCTGGTCAGAGTGTGGCAGTGGTCCTAGATGGTCAAGGTTTTCCTGCAGGAGTTACTCATGGTCAATCTGCCTTCCAGGTTTCTACTGGCTCAGGCAATACTGTAAGTAGTTCTGGACTTTCAGGAATCAGCTCCACTGGTGGTTCCACATCTAAGTTTTCCAGTACCTCGGGTTCTCGTTTCTCTTCTGGATCTGGATCCAGGTTTTCATCCACCTCCTCGTCTGGATCTTCTGGATCCAGGTTTACCTCCACCACTTCGACTGGATCAGGCTTTGGTTCTACTGGTCAAGGAGCAGCAGTTGTCCTAGCCAGCTCAGGTGCTCCTGCTGGAGTTACTGTTGGACAATCTGTCTTCCAAGTTTCCTCTGGCACAGGTACATCTGGTACTAATTCTGGAATCTTATCAACCACTTCCAGTGCTGGTGGTTCTGGATTCTCATCAGGCAGCTCGACTGGTGTCAGTTCTGGATTCTCATCAGGTAGTTCCAGCGGCGTCGGTTCCAGATTCTCATCAGGTAGCTCGATTGGTGCAG GTTCCAGATTCTCAACTGGAAGCTCGACTGGTGCAGGTTCTGGATTCTCATCAGGTAGTTCAAGCGGCGCCGGTTCCAGATTCTCATCTGGCAGCTCGACTGGTGCAGGTTCTAGATTCTCATCAGGCAGCTCGACTGGTGGCAGTTCTGGATTCTCATCAGGTAGTTCCAGCAGCATCGGTTCCAGATTCTCATCTGGCAGCTCGACTGGGGCTGGTTCTCTTAGCTCCACTGGTGTAGGTTCTGGCAGCTCTCGATTCTCTGGTACCTCTGGTTCTCATTTGTCTTCAGGATCTTCAGGCTCTAAGCTTTCTTCTACCTCTTCAACTGGATTAAGCTCCAGCTCTCAGTTTTCATCTTCAAGAGGATCAAGCTCCGGTTTTTCTAGTCATGACGGACAGAATGTGGCAGTGATCGTGTCTAATCAAGGTGCCACTACTAGAGTCACTAGTGAGCAAGATATCTCCAAGGTGACTACTGGAACAGACGTAGATAGCAGTACTTCTGGATTCTCCTCAAGCAGTTCCAGCAGCTCAGTCAGTCCTGGTAGCACCAGTTTGGGAACCTTTACTGGAAGTTTAAGTGGCACCAGCTTTGGATCTTCTACCAAGAGCTCAAGTAATGCCAAGCTTGGATCTTCCGTCGGAAGTTCAGTTAGCAGTAGCTTTGGATCCTCTGCCGGAAGCTTCACTGGTACAAGCTCTGGATTCTCTTCAGACAGCTCCCAGGGTGCGGGTTCAACGTTTTCATCCACTGGCTCCCACAGAGCCAGTTCTGGATTTTCTTCGAGCAGCTCCCATGGTGCCAATTCTGGATTCTCATCAGGGAGTTCCAGTGGTGCCGGTTCTGGATTCTCATCAAGCAGCTCCAGTGGTGCCGGTTCTAGACTCTCATCAAGCCGCTCCAGTGGTGCCAGTTCTCGATTCTCATCAGGGAGTTCCAGTGGTGCCGGTTCTGGATTCTCATCAGGGAGTTCCAGTGGTGCCGGTTCTGGATTCTCATCAAGCAGCTTCAGTGGTGCCAGTTCTCGATTCTCATCAGGGAGTTCCAGTGGTGCCGGTTCTGGATTCTCATCAGGGAGTTCCAGTGGTGCCGGTTCTGGATTCTCATCAGGCAGCTCCAGTGGTGCCGGTTCTGGATTCTCATCAGGCAGCTCCAGTGGTGCCGGTTCTGGATTTTCATCAGGTAGCTCCAGTGGTCACAGCTCTGGATTCTCATCAGGCAGCTCCAGTGGTCACAGCTCTGGATTCTCATCAGGCAGTTCCAGTGGTGCCGGTTCTGGATTCTCATCAGGCAGTTCCAGTGGTGCCGGTTCTGGATTCTCATCAGGCAGTTCCAGTGGTGCCGGTTCTGGATTTTCATCAGGTAGCTCCAGTGGTAGTTCCGGTTCTCAGTTTTCAAGCACCTCTGGCTCTCGTTTCTCGTCTGGATCATCTGGATCCAGGTTTTCATCAACCTCCTCACTTGGATCAAGCTCTGGTTCTTTGAGTGGTCAGACCGGTGAGAGTGTGGCAGTGGTACTGGCTGGTCAACGTGTTGCTTCAGTGAAGTCTCATCAAGGTGGTGGCAGTGCGGCCACAAAGAAGTTCTCCAGCAGTTCTTTCCAGACCTCCAACAAATTCAGTTCCAGTAGCGCCAATAGGGGCTCCAGCACTAAAGTGGAAGATGTGGCAGTTGTCCTCGCTGAGCGTGGCCAACTGTAA